In Candidatus Poribacteria bacterium, the DNA window GTTTCTCCATCCGCAAGCAGAATCACTCTGAGAAACTTATCCTCTTCTGGAATCCATTTCCATTTTCTTATTCTCCCATCCCCCTGTATTTCTGTATACACAGGATCCGCGATGGTCTGTTCAATCCATTCAGTTTTGATTCTGACGCGGTCAGGTCGTCGTCGGACATGTAGAAAGCATTGCGTTGATTTCAAATTTTTGCGGTAACCTCAATTAAACCCAAGCAATCATTCTGAAAGAAGAATATCTTAAGTGCTCCAATAGAAACTCATCGCTATCGTACGGAGAAAATACTATTCAAACTGGAAGGCGCGTTGCCTGTAAAGATGCTCGAACAAGTTGCCTTCGTGGGGACTGTCCCAAGAGATTTGATTCGTCGGGATTGCTCCTAAATTGAGTCGGTCAATACGGGGTGTTGCGATGAGGTCTTGCGTAAGTGCTGTACTGTCTGTAATTGCGGTAGCAACCAGGGTCGCACCGATGGCTTCGACTAACGCCGTTGATGGCACTTCAATGACGCTCACAAACGGGAACGGGAATTCGGTGTTTGCCAATGGATGTTCTGCATCTTCACACCATATCACAGTCGGTCTGAGGAAAGTGCAGCCATCTAATTCTACGACTCGGTCACCGGTTGTTAATTCCGTTGCCCCCGGTTCTTTGAGGTGTCGGTCAATGAGCGACGAGATGCCGTGCGCGGCTTTCGGATTTGCCCACGCTGCGATTCCGGCTTCTGGGTGATCCAGCGGTTTCGGTTCGATGCGTGCCAAGCGTTCTGCTAACGCTTCAGCGATTTCGCGTCCATTCGCTGTTACCCATACACCAGAGGCGTTAATGCAAGACCTGCCACCGTTTTTCGCGACCGATTCTACGATGAGATCGAGGTACTGCTCTGAGTTGTTCTGCTCACCTTCGTGGATGATGATTTTGCTGCGTCCGGGTCCGTGGATTTCGACGCGCGGCGTGTTTACCCACGGCGCGACGGTTGAACCACCACCGAAAAGCATAGAACGTCCGCATCGGGATAGGATCTCATTAGCACCG includes these proteins:
- a CDS encoding aldehyde dehydrogenase family protein, with product MIHIPILRAGRSYRSLNTVRVSHIKTGDPLVEVSQANRGLIAKDLVDIALQKEALAQRPITELISICKEAARLFSTETLPLDGTEQSPTDYIQQVSGTTGLPEVLCQQNLLKIQGVMENIETVLDGLTRGLDLQLLDTGWGIQDGRTLSYVCETDSLGAILPSNSPGVHSLWVPAIALKVPVVLKPGREEPWTPYRITQAFIAAGAPQEAFSFYPTDYSGANEILSRCGRSMLFGGGSTVAPWVNTPRVEIHGPGRSKIIIHEGEQNNSEQYLDLIVESVAKNGGRSCINASGVWVTANGREIAEALAERLARIEPKPLDHPEAGIAAWANPKAAHGISSLIDRHLKEPGATELTTGDRVVELDGCTFLRPTVIWCEDAEHPLANTEFPFPFVSVIEVPSTALVEAIGATLVATAITDSTALTQDLIATPRIDRLNLGAIPTNQISWDSPHEGNLFEHLYRQRAFQFE